One Intestinimonas butyriciproducens genomic window, TAAGCCAGTGATTCAAAAGAGCTTGCGGCGATAAGCAAGAGAAAGAAACTCCCTTTACTATACGGAAGAAGCGGTCAGCCAACTGCAACTAAAGATAGCAAAGGGAGGACATTCAGATGTGACTAAATGGCGTCATAGTGTTTGCACCAAAGTATCTCAGGAAAGTATTTTAGCAAAAAAGCGAGAGGCAATAGGAAAAATACTAAGGCAATTATGCGAATGGAAAGGTGTTGGGATAGTGGAAGCAGAGGTATGTGCAGACCATATCCACATGTTGGAGGAAATACCACCGAAGATAGCGGCGTCGGGTTTCATGGGATATCTGAATGGCAAGAGCGGCACAATGTTGTATGGGCAATTCGACGAACTGAAATATAAATACCGCAGTTCCGCATGCGGCACGGAGCAGGATGGTGCCGTCCCCCTGGCCCAGCAGGGCGTAGAGGCCGCAGCGGCCCGCCTGGGTGTAGCCCACGCCCATCTCGTTCAGCCGGTCTTTCACATAGGCCAGGGTATTTGGGCAGGTCCATACCCACCTCTGGAATCTGGTGCAGCATGCGGCGCCAGGCTGCCAGCCGGTCCTGCATGCCCTCAATTTCTCGATAGAGCTGTTCATGCGTGGTTCGGTTCCTCTTTTTTGCAGTTGCCCTCTTACTCCGCAAACGCTGTGCCAGCTTTGGAACAGAAGTGAAAGATATTGAAAAAACAGGGGAAACCGTTCCTTCGACGGGGAAGAGGGGGCAAAAATAGAGCAAGAATTTTTTACAGCAGGGAAAGACCTGGATATGGAGCAAAATATTTTTACAAATTGAGCCGGAAAACACAGGCGCCAGCAGGGAATGGGATACTTGTGGTTTTTTCCTCTGTGTGGTAAAATAATTAATTACGTGAAGACGGTATCCCTTTTGCGGCAAACGGTATGATTCGGGTGACGTGCCGCATATCCTGAAATGAAATCGAGCGTTCCGGTTCGGGAGGAATTTGATGAAGATTGTTGTTTTGGCGGGCGGACTGAGCCCGGAGAGAAATGTATCCCTGTCTTCGGGGGTCATGGTGGCGGAGGCGCTGCGGGGCAGGGGACACAAGGCGGCGCTGGTAGACATGTATTTTGGCCTGGAGGATGACGGGAAGACCCTGGAGGACCGCTTTGACGCCCCTCTTCCCGATGCGGGGAAGCACGTGGACCGGGCCGCCCCTGACCTGGAGGCCGTGAAGGCCTCCCGCAAAGGGAAGGGAAAAAGTCAGTTCGGACCCGGGGTCCTGGAGTTGTGCGCCATGGCCGACATCGTATTTTTGGCCCTCCATGGCCAGTGCGGGGAGGATGGACGGGTCCAGGCCGCCTTTGATCTTATGGGCATCCCATACACCGGCGCGGGGTATCTGGGCAGTGCCCTCGCCATGGACAAAGACCTCACCAAACGGCTCATTGCCGGAGCGGGGGTAGATACCCCCAAGTGGAAGGCGGTGCGGTATACCGAACGGGACGTGGACCGGCTCACCAGCCAGACTCCTGTACCCTGTGTGGTAAAGCCGGTGGACAGCGGCTCTTCCATCGGCGTATCGATCGCCCATGACAAAAAGGAGCTGCGGGCCGCGCTGCTGGACGGCCTGCGGTTTGGCGGACGTAGCGTGTTGGAGCAGTACGTGGCGGGGCGGGAGATCCAGGTGGGCATCCTGGAGGATGAGGCGCTGCCCTCCATTGAGATCATTCCCAAAAGCGGCTTTTATGACTATGAGAACAAGTATCAGCCTGGCGCGGCCGTGGAAGTCTGCCCGGCGGAGATCTCTTCGGAAGCCGAGGCCAAGCTCCGCGCGGCGGCGCTGAAGGTCTACCGTACGCTTGGACTCTCGGTCTACTCCAGAGCCGATTTTATTCTGGATGCGGAGGGGACCCCCTGGTTCCTGGAGATCAACACTCTGCCCGGAATGACGCCCACCAGTCTGCTGCCCCAGGAGGCCGCGGCGGTGGGTGTGGACTACGCCGCGCTGTGCGAGCGCATCCTTCTGGCCTCCCTGGAGGCCAGAAGGGCGGGCCGGTGACCCTGAGAGCAGAAAGAAGGAGAAGTACGCTATGGAGCCCATGACAATACGTGAGATACTGGAAGCTGTAGACGGAAAGCTGCTGGGAGAGTTCAGCGACCTGGACCTCACAGTGAAGCACGTCTTTACCGACAGCCGTAATCCCGATCCGGGCGCGTTGTTCATTCCCCTGGTGGGGGAGCGGTTTGACGGACACGCCTTCCTGAACGAAGCCCTGGAGGGCGGGGCGGCGGGCTGCTTTACCCAGCGGGAGCGGGAGAGCTATCTGCCCGGCAAGTTCTATATCAAAGTGGGCAGTACCCAAAAGGCGCTGCGGGATTTGGCCCGGCATTACAAGCAGAAGTTCCGCATCCCCTTTGTGGCCGTTACGGGCAGCGTGGGCAAGACCACGACCAAGGATATGGTGGCCGCGGTATTGGGGGAGCGGTTCAAGGTCCTCAAGACGGAGGGAAATTTCAATAATGAGGTTGGGCTGCCCCTCACCCTTCTGCGGCTCAACAGCAACCACGAGATCTGCGTGGTCGAGATGGGCATGAATCACTTCGGGGAGATCGAGTATCTCAGCAGCATCGTGGAGCCCGACGTGGCCGTTATCACCAACATCGGGGATTCCCACATTGAGAATCTGGGCTCCCGGGAGAACATTTTGAAGGCAAAATGCGAGATCTTTTCGCACATGGATCCGAAAAAGGGCTATGTGATCCTCAACGGAGACGATCCGCTGCTGGAGCCTCTGCGGGCCTCGCTGCCCTTCCAGAGCGTGCTCGTGGGCACGGCCGAAGGTCTGGATTACCGGGCCACCGGGGTGGAGAGCGACGGAGAGAAAAGCGTCCGCTGTCATGTGCGGACGCCAAGAAGCGGGTTTGACGTGGAGATCCCTGCCCTTGGGAACCATATGCTCTATCCTACGCTCACTGCCGCAGCGGTGGCGGAGCATTTCGGCATGACGGGCGGGGAGATCGCCAGAGGAGTTCTCCGGTTCGCGCCCACCAAAATGCGCATGAATATCCTCAAGCGCGGGGACGAGATCACTATCCTCAATGACGCATATAATGCCAATCCACAGTCCATGCGGGCTGCGGTGGAGGTCCTATCCAAGAGCGGTGGGGACTATAAGATTGCCGTTCTGGGCGATATGTTCGAGTTGGGCCCATTCGCACCCACCCTCCACGCGGGCGTGGGAGCCTACTTGGGCAAGGCCGGGATCGACTGTCTGGTGGCGGTGGGGGAGCTGGCGAGGCACATCTATGACGCGGCCAAGGACGCTATGGTGCCCCAAGTCTACTGGTGCGAGACAAAAGAGGAGGCCAAGCCCATTCTGGCGGAGCTGGTAAAGCCCAACTCCACCATTCTGGTCAAGGCCTCCCGCGGCATGGCATTTGAGGAACTGGTGGATGATTTGAAGCGGATCACGAAAGAGCCGTAAGTCAGCCGAACAGCTCCAGAAGGCGTTCGCCAAAGGGTGGATGGATGACGCCCTTTTCCGTGACGATGCCGGTGAGCAGTTTGTGGGGCGTCACGTCGAAGGCGGGGTTACAGACACGGATCCCCTCCGGCGCGGTTTGGACGCCGGCGAAGTGGGTGACCTCCGCCGGGTCCCGCTCCTCGATGACGATATGTTTCCCATCCGGAATGGACATATCGATGGTGGAGGAGGGGAGCACGGTATAGAAGGGGATGCCGTGGTAGGCGGCCAGGACCGCCACGCCGTAGGTGCCGATCTTGTTGGCAAAGTCGCCGTTGCGCGCCATGCGGTCGCAGCCCAGAAAGACCATGTCGATCTTGCCCTGGGCCATGAGCGAGGCCGCCATGCTGTCTGTGATCAGTGTGGCGGGGATTCCATCCCTCATCAGCTCCCAGGCGGTGAGGCGAGCGCCTTGGAGGAGCGGACGGGTCTCATCACAGTAGACCATCTCCACCCCGCCGGCGGCGTGGGCGGCCCGGACCACGCCCAAAGCGGTACCGAAGCCGCCCGTGGCAATGGCCCCGGCGTTGCAGTGGGTAAGAATGCGGGCTCCCTCCGGCACCAGCTCCGCTCCATATTTGCCGATCTTTCGGTTCATGGAGATATCCTCACGGTGGATGGCCTCCGCTTCCCGGACCAGCGCAGGGATGGCCTCCGGCCCGCCGCCGCCGGCGGACAGGGCCAGCGTCATCCGGTCCAGGGCCCAGAAGAGGTTGACGGCGGTGGGTCTGCTGGCAGCCAGCTCCTTGGCGGCGCGGGCCATGCCGGCGCGGAACTGGGCGGTATCCTGACATTGGAGCTCCATGGCGGCCAGACAAACGGCATAGGCCGCCGCGATCCCGATGGCGGGGGCGCCGCGGACCACCAGACGGCGGATGGCGTCGGCCACCTTCCGATAATCGGTGTAGTCCTCCCAGACCTCCTCCACGGGAAGCTTGGTCTGATCAAGCAGTGCAAGGGAATCTCCCTGCCAGCGAATGGCATTCATTACAATGGCCTCCTCTTTTTTATTCAGTAATATCATACCACATTGTGCAGCGGGAGTAAACGAATGATAGACATATCCGTGTCAAACGTCAGTAAAGAGTTTGAGGTGGGCAACCGGATCCTGGACGGACTAACCTTTCAGGTGGACACCGGGGAGCGGGTCGGCCTGCTGGGAAAAAACGGAGCGGGCAAGACCACGCTGTTCCGTATCCTCACCGGGGAACTGGAGCCGGACGAGGGGCAGGTGTCCACGGCCTCCGGGAAGCGGGTGGGCCTCATCTCCCAGATACCGGTATATCCTGTGGGATATACGGTGGATCGGGTGCTCCGCACCGCCTTTGACCGGCTGAAGGAGCTGGAGCGGGAGATGACCTTCCTTGCAGGGCGTATGGAGCAGGAGGAGGATGAGACCGCGCTCCTCAAACGGTATGACGCCCTTGCGGCCGCCTTCGAGTCCGGCGGCGGGTACGACACCGAGACCGCCCTCAATAAGGTCTGCAACGGCCTGGATATTCCGGGAGAAATGCGGGAGCGGCAGTTTTCCGACCTCTCCGGCGGGGAAAAGACCCGTGTGAACCTGGGCCGTCTTATTCTGGAGGACACCGACGTGCTCCTGTTGGACGAGCCCACCAACCATCTGGATCTCCGGGCCACGGAATGGCTGGAGGAGTATCTGGCCCGGTTCAAAGGCACCGTTCTCACCATCTCTCACGACCGGTACTTCCTGGACAAGGTGGTCAATCGGGTCATTGAGCTGGAAAACGGCAAGGCGGAGTTTTATGCCGGAAATTACAGCTTTTACGTAGAGGAAAAGGAGCGCCGTTACGAGGAAAAGCTGAAGCAGTATGAAAAGGAGCAGGCCAAGATCGAGCAGCTCCAGGCCGCGGCGGACAAGCTCCACCTGTGGGCTTTCATGGGCAACGATAAGCTTCACAAGCGGGCCTTTTCCATGGAAAAGCGCATTGAGCGCCTGCGCAAGACGGGCAAGCCCAAAAAGGACCGGAAACTGGAGATCAGATTCGGCGAACGGGAGTTCCGCGGAGACGAGGTCATGGTAATCAAGGACCTGAAAAAGTCCTTTGGAGCACGCACTCTTTTCGATCACGTAGACCTGGAGGTGGAAGGCGGCGAGCGCATTGCCCTGCTGGGGGACAACGGCACGGGTAAGTCCACCCTCATCAAACTGATCTTGGGGGAAGAGGAGCCGGACAGCGGCAAGATCCGCCTGGGGCCCACTGTGCGCCTCGGCTATCTGCCCCAGATCATTCACTTCTCCCACCCGGAGCGGAATCTGGTGGACACCATGCTCTACGACCAGAACTGCTCGACCCAGGAAGCGCGGGACCGGCTGGCGGCCTTCAATTTCCGGGGGGAGGATGTGTTCAAAAGCGTCTCCACGCTCTCCGGAGGGGAGCAGTCCCGACTTCGGCTGTGTATGCTGATGGACGCCAAGATTAACCTACTCATCCTGGACGAGCCCACCAATCATTTGGATTTGTCCTCCC contains:
- the mtnA gene encoding S-methyl-5-thioribose-1-phosphate isomerase produces the protein MNAIRWQGDSLALLDQTKLPVEEVWEDYTDYRKVADAIRRLVVRGAPAIGIAAAYAVCLAAMELQCQDTAQFRAGMARAAKELAASRPTAVNLFWALDRMTLALSAGGGGPEAIPALVREAEAIHREDISMNRKIGKYGAELVPEGARILTHCNAGAIATGGFGTALGVVRAAHAAGGVEMVYCDETRPLLQGARLTAWELMRDGIPATLITDSMAASLMAQGKIDMVFLGCDRMARNGDFANKIGTYGVAVLAAYHGIPFYTVLPSSTIDMSIPDGKHIVIEERDPAEVTHFAGVQTAPEGIRVCNPAFDVTPHKLLTGIVTEKGVIHPPFGERLLELFG
- a CDS encoding D-alanine--D-alanine ligase family protein — translated: MKIVVLAGGLSPERNVSLSSGVMVAEALRGRGHKAALVDMYFGLEDDGKTLEDRFDAPLPDAGKHVDRAAPDLEAVKASRKGKGKSQFGPGVLELCAMADIVFLALHGQCGEDGRVQAAFDLMGIPYTGAGYLGSALAMDKDLTKRLIAGAGVDTPKWKAVRYTERDVDRLTSQTPVPCVVKPVDSGSSIGVSIAHDKKELRAALLDGLRFGGRSVLEQYVAGREIQVGILEDEALPSIEIIPKSGFYDYENKYQPGAAVEVCPAEISSEAEAKLRAAALKVYRTLGLSVYSRADFILDAEGTPWFLEINTLPGMTPTSLLPQEAAAVGVDYAALCERILLASLEARRAGR
- a CDS encoding UDP-N-acetylmuramoyl-tripeptide--D-alanyl-D-alanine ligase, coding for MEPMTIREILEAVDGKLLGEFSDLDLTVKHVFTDSRNPDPGALFIPLVGERFDGHAFLNEALEGGAAGCFTQRERESYLPGKFYIKVGSTQKALRDLARHYKQKFRIPFVAVTGSVGKTTTKDMVAAVLGERFKVLKTEGNFNNEVGLPLTLLRLNSNHEICVVEMGMNHFGEIEYLSSIVEPDVAVITNIGDSHIENLGSRENILKAKCEIFSHMDPKKGYVILNGDDPLLEPLRASLPFQSVLVGTAEGLDYRATGVESDGEKSVRCHVRTPRSGFDVEIPALGNHMLYPTLTAAAVAEHFGMTGGEIARGVLRFAPTKMRMNILKRGDEITILNDAYNANPQSMRAAVEVLSKSGGDYKIAVLGDMFELGPFAPTLHAGVGAYLGKAGIDCLVAVGELARHIYDAAKDAMVPQVYWCETKEEAKPILAELVKPNSTILVKASRGMAFEELVDDLKRITKEP
- the abc-f gene encoding ribosomal protection-like ABC-F family protein, which encodes MIDISVSNVSKEFEVGNRILDGLTFQVDTGERVGLLGKNGAGKTTLFRILTGELEPDEGQVSTASGKRVGLISQIPVYPVGYTVDRVLRTAFDRLKELEREMTFLAGRMEQEEDETALLKRYDALAAAFESGGGYDTETALNKVCNGLDIPGEMRERQFSDLSGGEKTRVNLGRLILEDTDVLLLDEPTNHLDLRATEWLEEYLARFKGTVLTISHDRYFLDKVVNRVIELENGKAEFYAGNYSFYVEEKERRYEEKLKQYEKEQAKIEQLQAAADKLHLWAFMGNDKLHKRAFSMEKRIERLRKTGKPKKDRKLEIRFGEREFRGDEVMVIKDLKKSFGARTLFDHVDLEVEGGERIALLGDNGTGKSTLIKLILGEEEPDSGKIRLGPTVRLGYLPQIIHFSHPERNLVDTMLYDQNCSTQEARDRLAAFNFRGEDVFKSVSTLSGGEQSRLRLCMLMDAKINLLILDEPTNHLDLSSREWIEEAVADYTGNLLFVSHDRYFIRQFATRIWMLEDGRITDFDGTFEEYRAWKEKKLAVSPPKKEEAEPKKERPRRTGGTKLLEKEVAAVEREVARAEERMYDLTREIEDAASDYLKLTELYEQREALEEEIAHLYATWERLSAELEEVKAE